A single genomic interval of Deltaproteobacteria bacterium harbors:
- a CDS encoding MBL fold metallo-hydrolase, with protein MVVRFWGVRGSIAAGGSEFSGVGGNTSCVEVRAGDELLVFDAGTGLRALGAEMKPKQGHFFFSHLHWDHIQGFPFFGPAFVPGNHFTLHGPGKGAGQLLAALEKQMSQPTFPVTLDAMGARLDFTEVKDGQVTDIGAARVTARALNHPGGCLGYRVEVGGKSVVYATDFEPLANGDVDPVAVALALHADVLIADAQYTADEYEGRCGPCRKGWGHNAIHHATALAKAAKVKTLVLFHHDPSHDDIVVQELEEMAKREFAPARAAREGLQLEV; from the coding sequence TTGGTCGTCCGGTTCTGGGGCGTGCGCGGAAGCATCGCCGCGGGTGGATCCGAGTTCTCGGGCGTGGGCGGCAACACCTCCTGCGTGGAGGTGCGCGCCGGCGACGAGCTGCTCGTCTTCGACGCCGGCACCGGCCTGCGCGCCCTCGGCGCCGAGATGAAGCCCAAGCAGGGTCACTTCTTCTTCAGCCACCTGCACTGGGACCACATCCAGGGCTTCCCCTTCTTCGGGCCGGCCTTCGTCCCGGGCAACCACTTCACGCTCCACGGCCCGGGCAAGGGCGCGGGCCAGCTCCTCGCCGCGCTCGAGAAGCAGATGAGCCAGCCCACGTTCCCCGTCACGCTCGACGCCATGGGCGCGCGGCTGGACTTCACCGAGGTCAAGGACGGCCAGGTGACCGACATCGGTGCGGCCCGCGTCACCGCGCGCGCGCTCAACCACCCCGGCGGCTGCCTGGGCTACCGCGTGGAGGTGGGCGGCAAGAGCGTGGTCTACGCCACCGACTTCGAGCCGCTCGCCAACGGCGACGTGGATCCCGTCGCGGTCGCGCTCGCGCTGCACGCCGACGTGCTCATCGCCGACGCGCAGTACACGGCCGATGAGTACGAGGGCCGCTGCGGTCCGTGCCGCAAGGGCTGGGGCCACAACGCGATCCACCACGCGACCGCGCTGGCCAAGGCCGCGAAGGTGAAGACGCTGGTGCTCTTCCACCACGACCCGAGCCACGACGACATCGTGGTCCAGGAGCTGGAGGAGATGGCGAAGCGCGAGTTCGCCCCGGCCCGCGCGGCGCGCGAGGGCCTGCAGCTCGAGGTGTGA
- a CDS encoding AgmX/PglI C-terminal domain-containing protein translates to MRPALTGLASLTLAGLALSTSAFAQGRDALSPMGSPGELPHLQVKGDAALELPVRHTDVKAEIDGFVARVVVDQVFANASPDPIEAIYTFPLPEHSAVEGFTLVAGDRHIEAEVRKREDAKRTYEQARSEGHTAALLEQERPNIFTQSVANLPPGEQIHITIRFSELLNYDAGEYEFVFPLVVGPRYVPGAPSGAATGTGTRADTARVPDASRISPPVLPSGTRSGHDVSIAVDVNAGRAIETPEVPSHDVAMTANGTGRYHLALADHETIPNRDFVLRYRVHGAQPSVSVLAHKTDATGAFAVVLQPPELNVDQLVGKREILFVVDISGSMWGLPLWLCQEAMRDALSRLRPDDTFNILTFSGATQFAFEKPRRATPENVGDALGFVEKMRAGGGTEMLSAITGALAPDVEQGRRRYVFFLTDGWVGNDAELIGATHKYTEGLAEKSQIGRVFSFGVGSAPNRALLDGIASAGNGATVYATNREDPRRGVDAFFRRIDHPIIEALSVDWNGLDVREVTPAVSPDLFLSKPLIIQGLYGHGGATTIHVRGKTEDGQAIDLPFAVTLPDRESSGEELETLWARAQIEELSNAQAFDALSGTRKIDSRKKQITELGLRYHLATAYTSFVAVDRSHKVAMGKPHTVVQPVEVPEDTDAHMAGAEEASNGVLGGHGVGGLGGRAYGSAVASSGMLKSLSISGYGAGMGGVISGQGAGGGGTGELGGLGTISEGRGKSGGDEGKMGKKGYSLPAIGDAQVSGSLDTSAIRNIIHAHLREIRFCYESQLQKNPKLAGKLVVKFTLGADGHITKIELAEDTLKQAEVGQCVLTRFQRWRFPASPNGEVTVSYPINFESPN, encoded by the coding sequence ATGCGCCCTGCCCTCACCGGCCTGGCGAGCCTCACGCTCGCCGGCCTCGCTCTCAGCACGTCCGCGTTCGCCCAAGGTCGCGACGCGCTCAGCCCCATGGGCTCTCCCGGCGAGCTGCCGCACCTTCAAGTGAAAGGCGACGCAGCGCTCGAGCTCCCGGTGCGCCACACCGACGTGAAGGCCGAGATCGACGGCTTCGTCGCGCGGGTGGTGGTGGATCAGGTCTTCGCCAACGCGTCGCCGGATCCCATCGAGGCCATCTACACCTTCCCGCTTCCGGAGCACTCGGCGGTCGAGGGCTTCACGCTGGTGGCCGGCGATCGCCACATCGAAGCCGAGGTCCGAAAGCGCGAGGACGCCAAGCGCACCTACGAGCAGGCCAGGAGCGAAGGCCACACCGCCGCCCTCCTCGAGCAGGAGCGTCCGAACATCTTCACGCAGTCCGTCGCGAACCTGCCGCCGGGCGAGCAGATACACATCACCATTCGGTTCAGCGAGCTCCTCAACTACGACGCCGGCGAGTACGAGTTCGTCTTTCCGCTCGTGGTCGGACCGCGCTACGTGCCCGGTGCGCCGAGCGGAGCCGCCACGGGCACGGGCACGCGCGCGGACACGGCTCGCGTGCCGGATGCCTCGCGCATCTCGCCCCCGGTGCTGCCCTCGGGCACGCGAAGCGGCCACGACGTGAGCATCGCCGTCGACGTGAACGCCGGTCGCGCCATCGAGACGCCGGAAGTCCCGAGCCACGACGTCGCGATGACCGCGAACGGCACCGGCCGCTACCACCTCGCCCTCGCCGATCACGAGACGATTCCCAATCGCGACTTCGTGCTGCGCTACCGCGTGCACGGCGCGCAGCCGTCCGTCTCCGTGCTCGCGCACAAGACCGACGCCACCGGCGCGTTCGCGGTCGTGCTCCAGCCGCCCGAGCTGAACGTGGATCAGCTGGTGGGCAAGCGCGAGATCCTCTTCGTCGTCGACATCTCCGGCTCAATGTGGGGCCTGCCGCTCTGGCTCTGCCAGGAGGCCATGCGCGACGCGCTCTCGCGCCTCCGCCCCGACGACACCTTCAACATCCTCACCTTCAGCGGCGCCACCCAGTTCGCCTTCGAGAAGCCGCGCCGCGCCACGCCTGAGAACGTGGGCGACGCGCTGGGCTTCGTGGAGAAGATGCGCGCGGGCGGCGGTACCGAGATGCTCAGCGCCATCACCGGCGCGCTCGCGCCCGACGTCGAGCAGGGCCGGCGCCGCTACGTGTTCTTCCTCACCGACGGCTGGGTCGGCAACGACGCGGAGCTCATCGGCGCGACGCACAAGTACACCGAAGGCCTCGCGGAGAAGAGCCAGATCGGTCGCGTCTTCAGCTTCGGCGTGGGCTCGGCGCCGAACCGCGCGCTCCTCGACGGCATCGCCAGCGCGGGCAACGGTGCCACCGTCTACGCGACCAACCGCGAGGATCCGCGCCGCGGCGTGGACGCGTTCTTCCGCCGCATCGATCACCCGATCATCGAAGCGCTCAGCGTGGACTGGAACGGCCTCGACGTCCGCGAGGTCACGCCCGCGGTCTCGCCGGATCTGTTCCTGTCGAAGCCGCTCATCATCCAGGGCCTCTACGGCCACGGCGGCGCGACCACCATCCACGTGCGCGGCAAGACCGAAGATGGTCAGGCGATCGACCTGCCCTTCGCCGTGACCCTGCCCGACCGCGAGAGCTCCGGCGAAGAGCTCGAGACGCTTTGGGCGCGCGCGCAGATCGAAGAGCTGTCCAACGCGCAGGCCTTCGACGCGCTCAGCGGCACGCGCAAGATCGATTCACGCAAGAAGCAGATCACCGAGCTCGGCCTGCGCTACCACCTGGCGACGGCGTACACCTCGTTCGTCGCCGTGGACCGCAGCCACAAGGTGGCCATGGGCAAGCCGCACACCGTCGTCCAGCCGGTCGAAGTCCCGGAGGACACCGACGCGCACATGGCCGGCGCCGAAGAAGCGTCGAACGGCGTCCTGGGCGGACACGGCGTGGGTGGCCTCGGCGGTCGGGCCTACGGCTCTGCGGTCGCAAGCTCGGGCATGCTCAAGAGCCTCTCCATCAGCGGCTACGGCGCGGGGATGGGCGGCGTCATCTCCGGCCAGGGCGCGGGCGGTGGCGGCACCGGCGAGCTCGGCGGCCTCGGGACCATCAGCGAAGGTCGCGGCAAGAGCGGCGGCGATGAAGGCAAGATGGGCAAGAAGGGCTACAGCCTGCCCGCCATCGGCGACGCGCAGGTCTCGGGCTCGCTCGACACCAGCGCCATCCGCAACATCATCCACGCGCACCTGCGCGAGATCCGCTTCTGTTACGAGTCGCAGCTGCAGAAGAACCCCAAGCTCGCGGGCAAGCTGGTGGTGAAGTTCACCCTCGGCGCCGACGGGCACATCACGAAGATCGAGCTCGCCGAGGACACGCTCAAGCAGGCTGAGGTGGGCCAGTGCGTACTCACCCGCTTCCAGCGCTGGCGCTTCCCGGCCTCGCCGAACGGCGAGGTGACCGTGAGCTACCCCATCAACTTCGAGAGTCCGAACTAG
- a CDS encoding serine/threonine protein kinase has product MAEPFGRYSLLKRLAGGGMGEVFLARQEGIQGFEKLLVIKTLLPHLTQNKEFVEMFLDEARLAARLAHPNVIQIFDLGQVEDVFYIAMEYVHGEDLKRMWKQAYHAKRTIPTPIAVRIVADAAAGLGYAHRLANAEGQPLGLVHRDVSPQNILLTFDGGVKLIDFGVAKAAGRATQTQTGALKGKYAYMSPEQVEGEELDRRSDVFALGIVLWEMTTGSRLFRAESDVATLKLVSRCEVPPPSQQNPEVPPALDPIILKALAKDRETRYQDMEAFRLDLENWLAETRSPGSAAHLATYMRDLFSARLEREGPKGALSDVDPDATGFSPFGNTRNARARPTSETGESSRSLVRPSQMTGDLVQTQAHVKVPVPLMALGGAAVLMLGAIAYGLLKPHDVPHNDPVNIGTNDPPKVKQGELNVTSTPSGAQVLVDGVDKGLTPMQHLQLPSDKPVRVEVRLAGYKPWVAEGVSVPSTQLAALEALPPKQAQVSLRSEPAGATVFANGQPIGTTPATWTTSPGAPVTLTFKLKGYRSQEKQITPGQQNVAEANLVREKPSGKTSGGESAPAIKMNR; this is encoded by the coding sequence ATGGCCGAGCCGTTTGGTCGGTACAGCCTGCTCAAGCGCCTCGCCGGCGGCGGCATGGGAGAAGTCTTCCTGGCGCGCCAGGAAGGCATCCAGGGCTTCGAGAAGCTCCTGGTCATCAAGACGCTGCTGCCGCACCTCACGCAGAACAAGGAGTTCGTCGAGATGTTCCTCGACGAAGCCCGGCTCGCCGCGCGCCTGGCGCACCCCAACGTCATCCAGATCTTCGATCTCGGCCAGGTCGAGGACGTCTTCTACATCGCCATGGAGTACGTCCACGGCGAGGACCTCAAGCGGATGTGGAAGCAGGCGTACCACGCCAAGCGCACCATCCCGACGCCCATCGCTGTCCGAATCGTCGCCGACGCCGCCGCGGGCCTGGGCTACGCGCACCGGCTCGCGAACGCCGAGGGCCAGCCGCTGGGCCTGGTGCACCGCGACGTCTCGCCGCAGAACATCCTCTTGACCTTCGACGGCGGCGTGAAGCTCATCGACTTCGGCGTGGCCAAGGCCGCGGGCCGCGCCACCCAGACGCAGACCGGCGCGCTCAAGGGCAAGTACGCGTACATGAGCCCGGAGCAGGTGGAGGGCGAAGAGCTCGACCGCCGCAGCGACGTGTTCGCGCTGGGCATCGTGCTCTGGGAGATGACCACCGGCTCGCGCTTGTTCCGCGCCGAGTCGGACGTGGCGACGCTCAAGCTCGTCAGTCGCTGTGAAGTCCCGCCGCCGTCGCAGCAGAACCCGGAGGTTCCGCCGGCGCTCGACCCCATCATCCTCAAGGCGCTCGCGAAGGACCGCGAGACCCGCTACCAGGACATGGAGGCCTTCCGGCTCGATCTCGAGAACTGGCTGGCCGAGACGCGCTCGCCGGGCTCGGCCGCGCACCTGGCCACGTACATGCGCGACCTGTTCTCGGCGCGGCTGGAGCGCGAGGGGCCCAAGGGCGCGCTGTCCGACGTGGACCCGGACGCCACCGGCTTCTCGCCCTTCGGCAACACCCGCAACGCGCGCGCACGGCCGACGTCGGAGACGGGCGAGTCGAGCCGCAGCCTGGTTCGCCCGAGCCAGATGACGGGCGACCTGGTGCAGACCCAGGCGCACGTGAAGGTGCCGGTGCCGCTGATGGCGCTGGGCGGCGCGGCGGTGCTCATGCTCGGCGCCATCGCCTACGGGCTGCTCAAGCCGCACGACGTGCCGCATAACGATCCGGTTAATATCGGCACGAACGATCCGCCCAAGGTGAAGCAGGGCGAGCTCAACGTGACCTCCACGCCGAGCGGCGCGCAGGTGCTCGTCGATGGCGTGGACAAGGGCCTCACGCCCATGCAGCACCTGCAGCTCCCCAGCGACAAGCCGGTGCGCGTGGAGGTTCGGCTCGCGGGCTACAAGCCGTGGGTTGCGGAGGGTGTGAGCGTTCCCTCCACGCAGCTCGCCGCCCTCGAGGCGCTGCCGCCCAAGCAGGCCCAGGTGTCGCTGCGAAGCGAGCCGGCCGGTGCGACCGTCTTCGCCAATGGCCAGCCCATCGGCACCACGCCGGCCACCTGGACGACGTCGCCCGGCGCGCCGGTGACGCTGACCTTCAAGCTCAAGGGCTACCGCTCGCAGGAGAAGCAGATCACGCCGGGCCAGCAGAACGTGGCCGAGGCGAACCTGGTGCGCGAGAAGCCTTCGGGCAAGACCAGCGGCGGCGAATCGGCGCCGGCCATCAAGATGAACCGCTGA
- a CDS encoding SDR family oxidoreductase, protein MAQVFRDGLLKGKVAFVTGGGSGINLAIAERFAEHGAKVALLGRTPEKLDAAVKGIASKGGTAMAVPADVRDFAAVDGAFKKVVEAWGEIDLLVCGAAGNFPAPALGMSANGFKAVVDIDLLGTFNAMRAVFEHLRKPGATIVNISATQAFTPTPLQAHVCAAKAGVDMLTRTLAIEWGPAGVRVNSIIPGPIADTEGMRRLSPGEASQAALREVLPLQRYGEKDEIADLALFLASDAAKYITGATVACDGGMGLIGSGVLMKVLGG, encoded by the coding sequence ATGGCTCAGGTCTTTCGCGACGGGCTCTTGAAGGGCAAGGTGGCGTTCGTCACCGGCGGCGGCAGCGGCATCAACCTCGCCATCGCCGAGCGCTTCGCCGAGCACGGCGCCAAGGTCGCGCTCCTGGGCCGCACACCGGAGAAGCTCGACGCCGCGGTGAAGGGCATCGCCAGCAAGGGCGGCACCGCCATGGCCGTGCCCGCCGACGTGCGCGACTTCGCCGCGGTCGACGGCGCGTTCAAGAAGGTCGTCGAGGCCTGGGGCGAGATCGATCTCCTCGTCTGCGGCGCGGCCGGCAACTTCCCCGCGCCCGCGCTGGGCATGAGCGCCAACGGCTTCAAGGCGGTGGTCGACATCGACCTGCTCGGCACCTTCAACGCCATGCGCGCCGTGTTCGAGCACCTGCGCAAGCCGGGCGCCACGATTGTTAACATTTCGGCTACACAGGCCTTCACGCCCACGCCGCTGCAGGCGCACGTGTGCGCGGCCAAGGCCGGCGTGGACATGCTCACCCGCACCCTCGCCATCGAGTGGGGCCCCGCGGGCGTGCGCGTGAACTCCATCATCCCCGGGCCGATCGCGGACACCGAGGGCATGCGCCGCCTCTCGCCGGGCGAGGCCAGCCAGGCCGCGCTGCGCGAGGTGCTGCCGCTGCAGCGCTACGGCGAGAAAGACGAGATCGCCGACCTCGCGCTCTTCCTCGCCAGCGACGCCGCCAAGTACATCACCGGCGCCACCGTGGCCTGCGACGGCGGCATGGGTCTCATCGGCTCGGGCGTGCTGATGAAGGTGCTCGGCGGCTAG
- a CDS encoding TonB-dependent receptor: MLRRSVVLVLALASLAAPLSARADDLADEAEFRFRRGAELYAKRDYQGALDEFFTSNRLVHNHNVAFNIARTLEQLNRVEEAYRWYAGMLEENIPAPDRKDVLESIQRLSAKVALVRVESDPPGATIYVDRKDLGALGTTPRTLALPPKPAKIILELPGHYSQEKGVSMATGRQLKVSLALPTIYGKVKLNLSPSEATAHLEKEDGELLHDGAQVVPGRHVIWVGAPGSVPQTLDVNVPAEGSAEVKAALVPRPPPTGALVVRANVDGALIIVDGKESGFTPGVVEGVTVGKHAVSIDAEGRERFTRDVDVTANERSFVDAHLRYAGPSVEAATKSLARASDAPGSITVITREELRAFGYQTVAEALRSVRGIFVSDDRSYTTLGFRGISPLGDFNNRVLILVDGHAVYDPWVDQGYVARDLDVDLDDVERIEVVRGGGSALYGTGAVFGVINVVHRAPDDGAHMDLEGGLGNLAEEHGRATASIGSGHFGASATAAMYDSAGDAIYRSPEPVNGQSLVLDSDAERAFHAGLRLHAGDFQLLADFNNRRKDSPTGQYDVPFGYGQRSVDGVGFVEARFEHGFDSGMHVTARGYYDGSRFHGTYPTAGDTADSVLTTHDLGGADSVGAELLVQLQELVRNHVSLGLQAEHHFNVVTSSETDGAYSIHDNRSESIGSAYLNDELRLMPALSLVAGVRLDDHVDSFGLVLAPRAALIGHFYEGATTKLMVSRSFRAPSVYERYYTDGISEVPALNLQPELGLSAELEHTHPITDEASITGAFFYSQLSNLIDLQTRSDGFLQYQNSPGTIHTWGGELEVRYRPGPLLMVNAVYSYQHTRDDDAQPLDNSPEHTGAVRAMVPVVTDLLTVGTELVYNSARYGPPNDAGERVPVGEGLNWNLVLSGYYPRYRIRYQASVLNALDQHLEQPATAMPPGVNVAQYGRQVRLSAGVTF, translated from the coding sequence ATGCTCCGACGCTCGGTGGTCCTGGTCCTCGCGCTCGCCTCGCTGGCGGCGCCCCTCTCCGCACGCGCCGACGACCTCGCCGACGAAGCCGAGTTCCGCTTCCGACGCGGCGCCGAGCTCTACGCCAAGCGCGACTACCAGGGCGCGCTCGACGAGTTCTTCACCTCGAACCGGCTCGTCCACAACCACAACGTGGCCTTCAACATCGCGCGCACCCTGGAGCAGCTGAACCGCGTGGAAGAGGCCTATCGCTGGTACGCGGGCATGCTCGAGGAGAACATCCCCGCCCCCGACCGCAAGGACGTGCTGGAGAGCATTCAGCGCCTCTCGGCGAAGGTCGCGCTGGTGCGCGTGGAGAGCGATCCGCCCGGCGCCACGATCTACGTCGACCGCAAGGACCTGGGCGCCCTCGGCACCACCCCGCGCACCCTCGCGCTGCCGCCGAAGCCCGCGAAGATCATCCTCGAGCTGCCGGGGCACTATTCGCAGGAGAAGGGCGTCTCGATGGCGACGGGCAGGCAGCTCAAGGTCTCGCTCGCGCTGCCGACCATCTACGGCAAGGTGAAGCTGAACCTGAGCCCGTCCGAGGCGACGGCGCACCTGGAAAAAGAAGACGGCGAGCTGCTCCACGACGGCGCGCAGGTCGTGCCCGGCCGGCACGTGATCTGGGTGGGCGCGCCGGGCTCGGTGCCGCAGACGCTGGACGTGAACGTGCCCGCAGAGGGCAGCGCCGAGGTGAAGGCCGCGCTGGTGCCGCGCCCGCCGCCGACCGGTGCGCTGGTGGTGCGCGCGAACGTGGACGGCGCGCTGATCATCGTCGACGGCAAGGAGAGTGGCTTCACGCCGGGCGTGGTCGAGGGCGTGACCGTGGGCAAGCACGCGGTTTCCATCGACGCCGAGGGCCGCGAGCGCTTCACCCGCGACGTCGATGTGACCGCGAACGAGCGCAGCTTCGTGGACGCGCACCTGCGCTACGCCGGCCCCAGCGTGGAAGCCGCGACCAAGTCGCTCGCGCGCGCAAGCGACGCGCCGGGCAGCATCACCGTCATCACCCGCGAGGAGCTTCGCGCCTTCGGCTACCAGACCGTGGCCGAAGCGCTGCGCTCGGTGCGCGGCATCTTCGTGTCCGACGACCGCAGCTACACCACGCTCGGCTTTCGCGGCATCTCGCCGCTCGGCGACTTCAACAACCGCGTGTTGATCCTCGTCGATGGCCATGCGGTGTACGACCCGTGGGTCGACCAGGGCTACGTGGCCCGCGACCTGGACGTGGACCTCGACGACGTGGAGCGCATCGAGGTCGTGCGCGGCGGCGGCTCGGCGCTCTACGGCACGGGCGCGGTGTTCGGCGTGATCAACGTGGTGCACCGCGCGCCCGACGACGGCGCGCACATGGACCTCGAAGGCGGCCTGGGCAACCTCGCCGAGGAGCACGGACGCGCGACCGCGTCGATCGGCTCCGGCCACTTCGGCGCGTCGGCCACGGCCGCGATGTACGACTCCGCCGGCGACGCCATCTACCGCTCGCCCGAGCCCGTCAACGGCCAGTCGCTCGTCCTCGACAGCGACGCCGAGCGCGCCTTCCACGCCGGGCTGCGGCTGCACGCGGGCGACTTCCAGCTGCTGGCCGACTTCAACAACCGCCGCAAGGACTCGCCTACCGGCCAGTACGACGTGCCCTTCGGCTACGGGCAGCGCTCGGTCGACGGCGTGGGCTTCGTGGAGGCGCGCTTCGAGCACGGCTTCGACTCGGGGATGCACGTCACCGCGCGCGGCTACTACGACGGCTCGCGCTTCCACGGCACGTACCCCACCGCGGGTGACACGGCAGACTCGGTCCTCACCACCCACGACCTGGGCGGCGCGGACTCCGTGGGCGCGGAGCTCCTCGTTCAGCTTCAGGAGTTGGTGCGGAACCACGTGAGTCTGGGCCTTCAGGCCGAGCACCACTTCAACGTGGTGACGTCGTCCGAGACCGACGGCGCGTACAGCATCCATGACAACCGGTCGGAGAGCATCGGCTCGGCCTACCTGAACGACGAGCTGCGGCTGATGCCGGCGCTGAGCCTCGTGGCCGGCGTGCGGCTCGACGACCACGTGGACTCGTTCGGCCTGGTGCTCGCGCCGCGCGCCGCGCTCATCGGCCACTTCTACGAGGGCGCGACCACCAAGCTGATGGTGAGCCGCTCCTTCCGCGCGCCGAGCGTCTACGAGCGCTACTACACCGACGGCATCTCCGAGGTGCCGGCGCTGAACCTGCAGCCCGAGCTCGGCCTCTCCGCCGAGCTGGAGCACACCCACCCGATCACGGACGAGGCGTCGATCACGGGCGCGTTCTTCTACAGCCAGCTCTCCAACCTCATCGACCTGCAGACGCGCAGCGACGGCTTCCTGCAGTACCAGAACTCGCCGGGCACCATTCACACCTGGGGCGGCGAGCTCGAGGTGCGCTATCGGCCCGGGCCGCTGCTGATGGTGAACGCCGTCTACAGCTACCAGCACACCCGCGACGACGACGCACAGCCGCTCGACAACTCCCCGGAACACACGGGCGCAGTGCGCGCCATGGTGCCGGTGGTGACGGACCTGCTTACGGTGGGCACGGAGCTCGTCTACAACAGCGCGCGCTACGGGCCGCCGAACGACGCCGGCGAGCGCGTGCCGGTGGGCGAGGGGCTGAACTGGAACCTGGTGCTCTCGGGCTACTACCCGCGCTACCGGATCCGCTACCAGGCGAGCGTACTGAACGCGCTCGACCAGCACCTGGAGCAGCCGGCCACGGCGATGCCGCCGGGCGTGAACGTGGCGCAGTACGGGCGCCAGGTGCGGCTCAGCGCGGGCGTGACGTTCTGA
- a CDS encoding carboxypeptidase regulatory-like domain-containing protein has protein sequence MSKLALAAALTLCAASARAEGSAAAQLEKQLAIPGRKVAAYEVKPAKDPGKLTGKVTLAGPAPEVPPLKRTKDPGTCGANGADESLVLGAAGEVANAVVTVEAPSGKKLELPKEASLDQKGCTYVPHVQALPVGTPLALLNSDPVLHNAHGYREDTTVFNQAQPLQDRPGFPHKTITLKNPGLLKVKCDVHGWMTAFIYVSENPYFAVTGKDGTFSIDGLPPGTYTVKVWHERLAPTEQQVTIPAGGAAKADFKLAQK, from the coding sequence ATGTCCAAGCTCGCCCTCGCCGCCGCCCTGACCCTCTGCGCTGCCTCCGCCCGTGCCGAGGGAAGCGCCGCCGCGCAGCTCGAGAAGCAGCTCGCGATCCCCGGCCGCAAGGTGGCCGCGTACGAGGTGAAGCCCGCCAAGGACCCCGGCAAGCTCACGGGCAAGGTCACGCTCGCTGGCCCGGCGCCCGAGGTGCCACCGCTCAAGCGCACCAAGGACCCGGGCACGTGTGGCGCGAACGGCGCCGACGAGTCGCTGGTGCTCGGGGCGGCGGGAGAGGTCGCGAACGCGGTGGTGACGGTGGAGGCGCCGAGCGGCAAGAAGCTCGAGCTGCCGAAGGAGGCGTCGCTCGACCAGAAGGGGTGCACCTACGTGCCGCACGTGCAGGCGCTGCCGGTGGGCACGCCGCTGGCGCTGCTCAACAGCGATCCCGTGCTGCACAACGCGCACGGCTACCGCGAGGACACCACGGTCTTCAATCAAGCGCAGCCGCTCCAGGATCGGCCCGGCTTTCCGCACAAGACGATCACCCTCAAGAACCCGGGGCTGCTCAAGGTGAAGTGCGACGTGCACGGCTGGATGACGGCGTTCATCTACGTCTCCGAGAACCCGTACTTCGCGGTCACCGGCAAGGACGGCACGTTCTCCATCGACGGCCTGCCGCCGGGCACGTACACCGTGAAGGTGTGGCATGAGCGGCTCGCGCCCACGGAGCAACAGGTCACCATCCCCGCGGGCGGGGCGGCCAAGGCCGACTTCAAGCTCGCGCAGAAGTAG